The Flavobacterium johnsoniae UW101 genomic interval TAAAATTCTTTTCATCTATACTAAATCATTATGGACCAAGCGAAACCACTGTTGGGGCTCTGGTATATCCTGTAACAGAAACATTGGGAACAGAAAATAGTGTTCCTATTGGAAAACCTATTGGAAAAGGAAATGCTTATTTGGTTAACGAAAAAAATGGAAAAGGCGAATTGTACATCGAAGGGCCAGGTGTTGGAATAGGATATTTTAATAATGATAGTGAAACACAAGAGAAATTCTTTTTTAATAAAAAAACAAAAAACTACGGATACAAAACCGGAGATATCTGTAGTATAGACAGCGATGGAAATGTTGTATTTCTAAAGCGAAATGATAATCAAATTAAAATAAGAGGACACCGTGTTGAACTGGATGAAATCGAATCGGTATTAAATAAACATCCAAAAATTTTATATTGCAGGCTGAATACATTTTATGAAAATGAAACTGCTAATATAGAATGCTTTATAAAAATAGCTAAAGAAGAAAGTCTAAAAAAACAAGAATTGCTGTCATGGCTAAGTAAACTATTGCCTGATTATAAAATCCCTTCACATATTTATATTCAAAACGAAGTTGTTTATACCGGAAACGGAAAAATTGATTTTAAAACCTTAAGAAAACAGCATTCTAATAAAAGTGCCAAACGACTTAAAGATCTTGATTTAAACAGTTGGGAAGATAATGTATTATATTGCTGGCAGGAGATATTTGGGCTGGGACACAGTAACAAACATTTTTTAGATTCTGGCGGAGATTCTCTTAGTGCAATCAAATTTGTAGGCAAATTACAATTAAACGGATTTGATGTGAACCTTACAGATTTATACGATAACCCTTATTTGGATCATTTTATTGCGTTGAAAAAATCGCAGAAGAATTCTTTAGAAAATAACACTTTTGAATCTTCAGATTTAAAATTTACAAGTTCTCAATTATCATTTCTAAAAAATGAGTCATTAGATATAAATCCTTATACACAGACTTTATTGTTTGATATAGAGGGAGATATTAATGCCCAGTTATTAGCAAAAGCGATTGAAGAATCCTTAAAATCTCACGAAAGTTACAGCTTGAAATTTATAAATGCTGCCGGTGATTATCTGCCGGAAAATAACATAAATCTAACACAGCCTTTGGTTGTCTATAATTTAAATTCAGATAAATTATTTACAGATCAGCTGTTGCAGATTACTGGAGATTTGGTCAATAATATTGATGTAGAAAAAGGAATTTTGTTTAAATCGGCTTTGATTACAGATACGGCTAAAAATCTGAATTATTTATTTTTTGTAAGTCATCACCTCATTACCGATGCCATTTCATGGAATACTTTGTTAGAAGAAATTTTATGGAGATATGAATCCTTAACTATAGAAAGAGTTTTACCTGTAAATAAAGAACAGATTCAGAATCATTTTTATAATAAAACCGAAAAATTGGCACAGCCAAAACTTCGAAAACCTTTAGGCATCAGCAATAAAATAAAAAGAATTCCAATAAGTAAAAGCAATACAAATTATTCGAACGCTGTAATTTCAGTTGTTGTTGCTGCTGAATATGCTGAAAAATTAAAGTATTTAGAAACCGAATCGGATAGTCATTTAAAACTTCAGGATTTTTTCCTGAATAGTTTTATTAGTTCTCTTTTTGATTTTTACAATACTGGGGAGTGTACTGTTGATATGGAGTTTCACGGAAGACCAGAAGAAAATGAAGGAATAGATTTAAGCAGATCTGTTTCATGGTGGTCCACAACGCTTCCTGTAGATTTTGACGAAAGCCATAGGTCTGTTCAGCTGCTGAAAGAATTCATGGATCCTATTACAGATTATGCTAATAATATTAATTCCTGCCAGGAGATTTTTTCAAAAAAAGCAGAATTAAAGGCTGATATTCGATTTAATTATTTAGGAAAATTTCCAGAATCATATGGCAATTCTTCTTTAAAACTGACTCCGTCGCATTATACGACCAGCCCTACGAGATCAAACAAGAATAATAATGAATATAAATTATTCTTTACAGGAAGATTTATTGGCAGTAGTTTAATTTTTGATATTCAATACAATACCGCTTGTTTCACTAGTCAGGAGATACACAATATGATCAATCTCTTTTTAAAATATTTGGCAGCTTATACTGACTTTGGAAAGAACAAAAAGTTAGGCGATTTTGCCCAGCTGTATTACAATAATGTTTGTACAGTTGGAAAAACAATGTTGAATTTTCCAATTAATAAAACAGCGAAAAAACAAAACAAAACGGTTTTACTAACAGGAGCAACCGGCTTTTTAGGATCGAGTGTTTTAAGGGATCTGCTTTTAGAAGATGCTGAGGTATTCTGCCTCATTAAATCGGAAAATTTATATAATGCGAAACAAAAACTAAAAGATACTTTAGATTTTTATTTCCCCGGAGAAATGCTTTCGGAGAAAATCAACACGAATATAGTATTGGGAGATTTGTCTAAAAGATATTTAGGAATGGACGATTACAATTATCTTTTAAATCATATAGATGTTGTAATTCATTGTGGTGCCAATGTAAACCTTGTAAAATCATTTGATGATTTAAATGATACAAATGTGTATGGCACAGAACAAATTATATCTTTTGCAAAACAAGGCAGAGAAAAAACACTGCATTATATTTCAACCCTGGCAGTCAGCGGTTATACAACAGCTTCTGTACAGGATTTTTCAGAACATCATTTTGATATTAATCAAAAATTCTTGTCTGGATATGAAAAGTCAAAGTTTCATGCCGAAAAAATTGTAAGAACAGCTTTTAGTGAAGGACTAAAAGGTAAGATCTATCGTGTAGGACATATTGGAGCACATTCTGTAACAGGTAAATTTCAAAAAAATGCAACAGATAATAGGGTTATTCAGGTCTTAAACGGAATCATTTCGCTAAATCAGATTCCAGCTTCTTATAACGAAAAAATCTCTTTTTCTTATGTTGATGTTATTTCTAATATAGTTTCATCGATTTCATTACAAAAAATTGAGTGTGATTTAGATTGTATACATTTAGAAAACACAGCTTATTTCTCAATTAAAGAAATTGCTTCAATGATGAACAATATTGGTTATCCATGTAAAATAGTTGACGATGCAGTTTTTAACAATGAAGTAATTAATTTTAAAGGATCTGAAAAAGAATACGAATGTATTTATGGCTATAATATTTGGGTTAACCGATATCTTTCACAAAAAAGAAATGTAAGATACTTAAGTAATGACTCCAATGAGATTTTTAGCAAATATGGTATTGTTTTTCCAAAACTATCAAATAGCTGGTTAAAAAAACTAATTGTTAATCAGCTCGAATCTGAACCAATTAAAGAAGTTAGTTTATATTAGAAATCAGGTACTTTTTGAAGTATCTAAAAGAACAAAATTAGGTGTTGGCTTTTTAATTAAAGTCAGCCCTTTTTTTTTGTATTAAAATTCATCACGTTTAAAAAAATCTCTTTTCCGTAGTCCATAAAATTAAATAGAAAATGAGATTAAAGTTGTAAATACCTTATTTTATTGGGATTTAGCTCTTTGTTGAATTTTTAAGCCCGTAATTATTTTACGAAAAATCCGTAATATTTAGATTTATGTTACTGCTACTTTTGAATAAATCAAATTGTTTATTGCATTTGAATCATGAACTGAGACAAAATTCCTGAAGCTTATTTTAAAATGAATCAGCATTGGAAAAACTGGAAACCAAATATAATTTTTGGATTGTTTCTAACATATAAAAAATGCTTCTAATAAATAAAATATATACAAATGAGCAAAAAAATAATTCATACCGTATTTGAAAGTGTAGTACAAAGCCAAGGCAGCAATATTGCTTTGCAAGGCGATCAAGGAAATATATCATATCAGGAGCTAAATCAATATTCAAATAAGCTGGCGCATCTTTTGCTTAATAATAACATATCTAGAAATGATATTGCAACTGTTTATTTTTCAGATCCGAGATTACAGGTTATTTCATTACTTGGTGCTTTAAAGTCAGGAGCGATTTATCTGCCAATTGATAAAAAGTACAAACGCAATCATTGGGAAGAATTATATACCACAATACTTCCAAAAGTATATATTACTGCTTCAGAAGATCTTCCGCTGTTACATCAATTCAGTGACTCGTTCGATTATTCTATTCCATTTATCATAACATTATTAATTGATAGCCATGGAGCGTTAAAACATAAATTGTATGCCTATTCAAATAAAACATACGTAGATGTAACGAGCAAAACTCCTTTATCTGACGAAAATCCAAATTTAGAATTTGGAGAGAATGATCCTAATTATATTTATTTCACTTCAGGTTCAACCGGCAATCCAAAAGCCGTTTTGGGCTGTCATAAAAGTCTGAGTCATTTTATACACTGGGAATCTAAAGAGCTGGGTATAAAAGAATCAGATAAAATAGGATTACTGCCTTCTTTTTCATTTGATGCTTCAATCCAGGCTGTTTTTATGGCGTTGATTAACGGAAGCACACTTTGTTTAATTAATTCTGAAACGAAAGAAGATATTATTCAACTGCAAAACTGGATAAGAAATTATAATATTACGGTGCTTCACATGGTGCCAACCTTATTCAGGATTTTGAGTATTTATTCTGAAGGTAAAGACAAAAATCTTTCATTTCCTGATTTGAAATACATATTGCTGGCAGGAGAAAAATTATATAACAAAGATGTTGTAAACTGGAGAGAATGTCACGGAAACAACACAGAAATTATCAATTTCTACGGAACTACAGAAGCTACAATTCTTAGCACATTTTATAGAATAGAACAAGAACTTCAAGGGGAATTATCTGATGTGTTTTGTGTTGGACAGCCAATTTCAAATACTGCCATATTAATTTTAAATAAAGAAAATAAACTTTGCAAGATTGGCGAAGTAGGAAGTATTTACATAAAAACGCCATTTTTAACAAAAGGATATTACAAAAATCCGGAGCTGACAGCTGATAAATTTATACAAAATCCGTTAACTGCTTCAACAGATATTATTTATAAAACAGGCGATTACGGAAAATATGATTCGCAGCGAAATACTATCGTTACAGGAAGAGAAGATGGTTTGGTAAAAATTAATGGGGTTCGTATTGATATTAATACAATCGAGCAGACTATCCTGAAATTAAAAGAGGTCGATATGGTAAAATGCCTTACCTATCAACAAGATTTACTAAATGTAATTTTGGTATGTTTTTATAAATCAGCAGCTGTTAATGAAAACGACATTAGAAAACACTGTCTTGAGTATTTATCTCAATATGAAATGCCTTCTCGTTTTATTGCCCTTGACGAAGTGCCAATTAATGCTAATGGTAAAATTGATCCGGTTGTCCTGAAAAAAATAATCGACGATACATTAGCTGCAGATAATAATGAAACTGAAGATGAAACTCAAGCTGATGAAACAGAACAAAAACTAATTCAGATCTGGAAAGAAATATTAAATGTTGAAAAAATCAGACTAAAGGATAACTATTTGTTTTTAGGAGGAAACAGTATTAAACTTATTCAATTAAGACTTAGAATTCAGCAAAATTTTGATGTAGAACTCAGCATTTATGATTTATTTACTAATCCGGTTTTAAAAGAACAGGCAAAACTAATCGCAGAATCGAAGAAATCTGTTTTCGAGGCTATTCCACAAGTACAAGCTCAGGAATATTACAATTTATCTTCAACACAATACAGAATGTGGGTTGTTTCGCAAATAGAAAGCAGTTCTATTGCATATAATATGCCTAGTGCTTTCTTATTAAAGGGAGAAATTGACAAGTTAAAATTCAACGAAGCATTTAAAAATATTATTGAACGTCATGAAATCCTGCGAACTTTTTTCAAATCAAATCAGGATGGAGAAGTTCACCAATATATTACACCAGTAAACGAAGCCGCTTTTGAAATTACTGAAAAGGATCTGTCGCATTTTAATTCATTAGAAGAAATTAAACCTTACCTAATCAGCTTAAACGCAGAACCATTTAATTTAGAAGAAGCACCACTTTTAAGAGCTTATTTAATTAAAGTAAATGAAAATCAGCATGTATTCTATTTTACAATGCACCATATTATTGGCGACGGATGGTCATCATTAATTTTGCTTAAAGAAATAATCAGCACATATAATAGCTTATTAAATGGAAACCAGACTGAATTAGAAGGGTTAAATATTCAGTTTAAAGACTATGTAGCATGGTCACAAAATGAAACCCATTTAGAGAAAAACAAAATTTCTGAAAACTATTGGTTAGATCAATTTTCTGGTGAATTGCCAGTATTAGAACTGCCAGGTTTTAAAAAACGCCCTTTAATAAAAACTAATAACGGGAACAAGATAGAACACGTTTATTCGGCAGAATTTACTAAAAAATTAAAGTCATTTTCAGAAACTCAAAATGTTACTTTATTCATGACTTTAATGGCAGGAATAAATACACTTTTGTCAAGATATTCAGGGCAGGATGATATTATTGTTGGAACGCCGGTTGCAGGAAGAGAGCACCCGGATTTAGAAAACCAGATTGGTCCTTATTTAAATACTGTTGCTATCCGGACAAAACTAGAAGAGCAGGAAACTTTTACTTCATTATTGTTAAAAGAAAAGCAGCTATTATTAAACTCATATCAGCATCAGGATTATCCTTTTGATGAATTGGTATGGAAATTAAATTTAGCTCAGGATAGCAGCCGTTCATTTTTATTTGATGTTTTAGTAGTATTACAAAACCAAAACCAGGTTGCTAATTTAAATATCAGCGAAGAATTAAGCGGTATAAAAATAGAACCAGTTGATTTTGAAAGCAATTTTTCAAAGTTTGACCTGAACTTTATGTTCATCGAAGCAGAAAACTTAAACCTTTCAATTACTTATAATACAGATATCTACGATCAGTTTTTAATTAAAAGAATGTTTCAGCATTTCGAAATTCTTTTAAACCAGTTTACTGCTAATCCTGATGTCGCTGTCAATAAAGTTGATTATCTGACAGAAAACGAAAAAACACAGTTATTGTTTGATTTCAATGATTTGATTGTAGAGTATCCAAAAGATAAAACTATTGTGGATTTGTTTGAGGAACAAGCTGCTAATAATCCTAATGTTACAGCAATTGCATTTGAGGAAAAAAATATTACTTACGCAGATTTATCTAAAGAAGTAAATGCATTAGCAGCACAGCTTTCTGAACAAAATGTTGAAAGAGGAGATAAAATTATAATTTGTTTTAACAGCCATATCGAAAAAGCAATAACAGGACTATTGGCTGTTTTAAAAATAGGAGCGGTATATGTTCCTGTAGATTCAGATTATCCATTAGAAAGAATCCGTTTTATTGTTGAGGATACCAAAGCAAAATTCGTTATTACAAACAGTTTAGATGCTGTTATTTTTAAAGATGTAAATGCAGATATAATTGCATTAGACGAACAAAAAGAATTTGAAAACAGTAAAGAACTTGTTTTTGAAAAAATCAACATTTCAGATAATGCTTATGTGATTTATACCTCAGGATCTACGGGAAATCCTAAAGGAGTAGTGGTAAGCCATAGAAATATAAACGATTATGTTTTTGGATTAAAATCTAAAATTCAAATACAAAAGAATGACTCTTTTGCCTTAATGTCTACATTGGCTACAGATTTAGGAAACACAGTTCTTTTTGGTTCTTTACTGACTGGAAAAACGCTGCATTTGTTTTCGAAAGACAGTTTAAGAGATGTAAATTATATTCAGGAATATTATGAAAATCATTCTATCGATTGTATTAAAATTGTGCCAAGTTATTGGAAATCATTAAACTTAAAAAGCCAGTCTCCTAACAAGATGATCATTTTTGGCGGAGAAGAGCTGACCGTTGATGTTGTAGAACAAATCAAAAACGAAAAGCCTGCTATTACCATTGTTAATCATTACGGACCTACCGAAACAACTATTGGGAAATTACTTCATGTTGTTGATCTGGAAAATTCATACGATCGTATTCCAATTGGAAGACCGTTCTCGAATACCAATGTATTTGTAGTAGATCAGAACTTTTTACTATGTCCTGTAGGTGTTGAAGGAGAATTGGTTATTGGGGGAGATGGTGTCTCAAATGGTTATTTGAATAATCTGCAATTAACAGAAACGCAATTTGTTAAAGATACACTTCTTCAAACAGAAGCGAAACTTTACAAAACCGGAGATAAAGTAAAACAATTTCCAAATGGTGATATCGAATACTTAGGACGATTTGACGATCAGGTAAAAATAAGAGGGCACAGGATTGAATTAGGAGAAATAAGCAGAAATCTTGCATTAATCGAAGGCATAAGCCAATCTATTGTAACAGTAGGCCAAAATAACGAGGAGAAGTTTTTAATTGCTTATTACGTTTCAGAAACACAGTTAGATAAAAAAGAAATTCAGTCCAGTCTATCTAAAGTACTGCCAGAATATATGGTGCCGTCGTATTATGTGAAGTTAGAAAGTCTGCCTTTAACATCGAATGGAAAAATCAACAGAAAAGCACTTCCTAAAATTTCTGAGAAAGACATTATCCGAAAAGAATATGTAGGGCCAAGAAATAAAACAGAAGAAAAATTAGTTCAAATCTGGCAGGAAATACTAAAAGTAGAAACAATTGGTGTAACTGATAATTTCTTTAATCTTGGCGGACACAGTTTATTAGTTGTTAGAATTCTCAACTTAATCAAAAAAGAAATAGGCTTAAATATTTCTGTAAAAACATTTTTTGAAAATCCTACTATTGATGCCTTATCAGGACAGTTAAAAGGAAAAGAAACAGAATCTTTCTTTATTGAAAAAATTGCTCCTGCTGATTCTTATCCGGTAACGGCTTCGCAAAAAAAGTTTTGGTTAATCAGCCAGTTTGAAGATGCTTCTTTAGCTTATAATATGCTGACTGTTTTTAGACTTGAAGGAAATTTAATTATTCCAAAATTCCAGGAATCGTTTATCCATCTTATCGAAAGACACGAAAGTTTAAGAACTTCTTTCAAACTTAATGAAGATGAAGAATTAAGACAGTTTATAGTGCCTGTTGAAGATCTGGATTTTAGTATCAATTATGTTGATCTCAGCTCTAATGAAACAACCGAAGAAAATTTAGCCGCTTATGTAGAAAAAGAAAATGCGATTCGATTTGATTTAGAAAAAGCACCTCTGGTTCGTGCTTCATTAATAAAAGCCGCTGAAGGTAAATTCGTATTCTTTATATCAATGCATCACATTATTGGAGACGGCTGGTCATCTGAATTATTAGTTGGAGAAGTTGTTTCTATCTACAATGCTCTTATTCAGGAAAGAGAAGTGAATTTACCAGAATTAAGAATTCAGTATAAAGATTATGCAGCCTGGCTTAACAATGAAATTGAAAAAGAAGGATATAAAATTTCAGAGAAATATTGGTTAGATCAATTTTCAGGAAATCTTCCAACTATTGAACTGCCTGGTTCTAAAATAAGACCTTCAGTAAAAACGTATAATGGAGACTATTTAGGTTATGAGTTTTCAGACAGTTTTTCGCAACAGTTAAGAGATTTCTCTACAGAGCAGAATGTATCATTGTTCATGGTATTAACAGCTGGAATCAACACGTTGTTAAGTAAATATACAGGAGAAAATGATATTGTTGTAGGAACTCCGGTTGCAGGAAGAGAACATCCTGATTTAGAAAATCAAATAGGACTTTATTTAAATACGCTGGCTCTAAGAACCAAAATAAATCAAAAAAACAGTTTCTTAGAATTATTGCAGCATGAAAAAGAAGTTATTCTGGGAGCTTACGAAAATCAGCTTTATCCGTTTGATGAATTGATTGATAAACTGCAGTTAAAAAGAGACAGAAGCAAAGCCTTATTATTTGATATACTGATTGTTTTACATAATCAGACAAAATTAAATATGGAAGATGATGAAAAACTGGTAGACCTTTACATTAAACCTTATGCCTCAACACGTAAAACTTCGCAGTTTGATTTGTCATTTAGATTTTCAGACAATGAGAGACTATATCTTGAAATAAATTACAATACAGATATCTACGAAAAATCATTTATCGAAAAAGTATTTACACATTTTGAAGCACTGGTTTTTCAATTAATAACCAAACCAGAAATAAAATTAGAGCTTGTTGATTTTCTATCTGAAGAAGATAAAAGAGAAATCGAAATGAGTGATTACTGGAAATCGGTTTTCAAAAATGAATTTTCAAATGTTGTATTTCCTTTTGAAAAACAAACTCTTGAAAAATTGGATAAGTCAGGAGCTCAGTTTCAGTTTTCTATTAATGAAGAATTAAAAGAAGGATTAGAAAAATTATCAGATTCAAACAGTGGTGATCTTTTTACTTCAGTATTGTTTTCTCTAAAAACGACAGTACGAAAATATATTGAAAATGATGAGGTTGCATTTCATATTTCAATTCCGGAAGAAGCACCTAATGAATGGCATAAATTGGATTTACCATTTGTTACCAATATCAGTAACGACGAATTACTGCTGGATGTTTACAACGATTTGAATTTTAGAATAACTGAGTTAAAGGAAAATCTTTTTACTGATTTTCAATTGGCAAAAAAAACGGCTGATTCTTTTTATAAACAAAATGAAGCTGCAGTTTTCAATATCAAATACAATTATCATAAAAATCATGATTTTCAGGATTGGGTGCAGTTAGAATCAACAGAAGGAAACGAGTTTGAAAAAAGTATCATTTTTAAGGAAGAAGCTGCAATTACTCATAATATGTCATTCGATTTTTATGAAAATGAATCTAGTGTTACCTGTGTACTAACTTATAATGCAGATAAATACGATAAAAATCAGGTTGTGTTATTTATAGAAAGATTCAAAATTGTAATGAACCAGATAGCGAATACCAAAGAACAATTCAGCAAGCTGACAACTCGTGAGATCAGTTTTAATTATCAAAAAGAAAAACAAGCGGGGAAAAGCAAAATGCTATTAGAAGAGAATTTCTAAAATCAGTCCTTAAACTATTACAAACAGATATTAATTAACCATTAAATAAAAACAATATGATTAAATCCTTAATACAATCTATGGCAGTATGCCCGGATATGAATAAAGTTTACCCTAAAATTGATTACGGTAAAGGTGTATATGTATATGACCAAAATGGTAAAAAATATTTAGATGCATCGTCAGGATCTTCGGCAGTTTCAAATATAGGACACGGGAGAACTGAAATTGCAGATGTAATTCACCAGCAGGTTTCTAAAATATCTGTTTTGCCAACACACGCTTTTAACTCAGATGTAGTCGAAAGTTATTTAGATCGTCTTGTTTCTTTTGCGCCAGCAGGATTTAGCAAAGCGTGGACAGTAATGAGCGGGACTGAAGCGGTAGAAAGTGCAGTTAAACTTGCTTTACAATTTCATCAGTTAAGAGGAGATTTCAACCGATACAAAGTAATTTCAAGATGGAATACTTATCATGGAAACTCAGTTTTTATGCTGGATGTAGGAGGAATGAAAATCAGAAGAGAACTTTACAAGCAGTGGCTTAATAATTTTCCTCACATTTCTCCGGCTTACAATTACAGAAGACCGGAAGAATTAAATGAAGATCAGTTTGTTCAAAGTTTACTGGCAGAGTTTGAAACTACAATTATTGAAGAAGGTGCAGAATCAATAGCTGCTTTTGTGGCAGAACCTGTAATCGCCTCAGCAATGGGTGCAGTACCGCCTCCGGCAAATTATTTTGCAGGAATCTCAAGAATATGTAAAAAATACGGAATCCTTTTTATTACAGACGAAATCCTGACAGGTTTTGGAAGAACAGGTAAAAATTTTGGTATGGATAATTATGGTGTTGTACCAGATATTATCGCAGCCGGAAAAGGAATGAGCGGCGGTTATTTTCCTTTATCAGCCGTAATTGCTTCAGCATATGTTACACAGCCTTTTATTGACACAAAAACGCCATTTCTTGGCGGTTACACTTTTGCTTGTAATCCGGTTGGCTGTGCT includes:
- a CDS encoding AMP-binding protein, producing MIQEQKKLTDLFEHISNNYPDRIAIKDSSNHYTYSDLQKSALKLAARLKNSGIKLNDRIGLLTKKDTATILLFWGIAYAGGIPVLLDDDDEILVLKNKLKSSQPTYIIVRDWDNDKEEMLSETQILHESELLEKLEEQELLNSYTTGEICYMITTSGTTGLPKVIKISHDNVMHYVSNLYELLKSPDQLNAAHVTNFSTDLGHTNFLLSLISGGMLYIFNRNESRDPSIFNSVLKKEQINFIKTTPSHIEVMLPFLNFEADYKIDFLVLGGEKLPWKLVRQIKDLKFFSSILNHYGPSETTVGALVYPVTETLGTENSVPIGKPIGKGNAYLVNEKNGKGELYIEGPGVGIGYFNNDSETQEKFFFNKKTKNYGYKTGDICSIDSDGNVVFLKRNDNQIKIRGHRVELDEIESVLNKHPKILYCRLNTFYENETANIECFIKIAKEESLKKQELLSWLSKLLPDYKIPSHIYIQNEVVYTGNGKIDFKTLRKQHSNKSAKRLKDLDLNSWEDNVLYCWQEIFGLGHSNKHFLDSGGDSLSAIKFVGKLQLNGFDVNLTDLYDNPYLDHFIALKKSQKNSLENNTFESSDLKFTSSQLSFLKNESLDINPYTQTLLFDIEGDINAQLLAKAIEESLKSHESYSLKFINAAGDYLPENNINLTQPLVVYNLNSDKLFTDQLLQITGDLVNNIDVEKGILFKSALITDTAKNLNYLFFVSHHLITDAISWNTLLEEILWRYESLTIERVLPVNKEQIQNHFYNKTEKLAQPKLRKPLGISNKIKRIPISKSNTNYSNAVISVVVAAEYAEKLKYLETESDSHLKLQDFFLNSFISSLFDFYNTGECTVDMEFHGRPEENEGIDLSRSVSWWSTTLPVDFDESHRSVQLLKEFMDPITDYANNINSCQEIFSKKAELKADIRFNYLGKFPESYGNSSLKLTPSHYTTSPTRSNKNNNEYKLFFTGRFIGSSLIFDIQYNTACFTSQEIHNMINLFLKYLAAYTDFGKNKKLGDFAQLYYNNVCTVGKTMLNFPINKTAKKQNKTVLLTGATGFLGSSVLRDLLLEDAEVFCLIKSENLYNAKQKLKDTLDFYFPGEMLSEKINTNIVLGDLSKRYLGMDDYNYLLNHIDVVIHCGANVNLVKSFDDLNDTNVYGTEQIISFAKQGREKTLHYISTLAVSGYTTASVQDFSEHHFDINQKFLSGYEKSKFHAEKIVRTAFSEGLKGKIYRVGHIGAHSVTGKFQKNATDNRVIQVLNGIISLNQIPASYNEKISFSYVDVISNIVSSISLQKIECDLDCIHLENTAYFSIKEIASMMNNIGYPCKIVDDAVFNNEVINFKGSEKEYECIYGYNIWVNRYLSQKRNVRYLSNDSNEIFSKYGIVFPKLSNSWLKKLIVNQLESEPIKEVSLY
- a CDS encoding non-ribosomal peptide synthetase; its protein translation is MSKKIIHTVFESVVQSQGSNIALQGDQGNISYQELNQYSNKLAHLLLNNNISRNDIATVYFSDPRLQVISLLGALKSGAIYLPIDKKYKRNHWEELYTTILPKVYITASEDLPLLHQFSDSFDYSIPFIITLLIDSHGALKHKLYAYSNKTYVDVTSKTPLSDENPNLEFGENDPNYIYFTSGSTGNPKAVLGCHKSLSHFIHWESKELGIKESDKIGLLPSFSFDASIQAVFMALINGSTLCLINSETKEDIIQLQNWIRNYNITVLHMVPTLFRILSIYSEGKDKNLSFPDLKYILLAGEKLYNKDVVNWRECHGNNTEIINFYGTTEATILSTFYRIEQELQGELSDVFCVGQPISNTAILILNKENKLCKIGEVGSIYIKTPFLTKGYYKNPELTADKFIQNPLTASTDIIYKTGDYGKYDSQRNTIVTGREDGLVKINGVRIDINTIEQTILKLKEVDMVKCLTYQQDLLNVILVCFYKSAAVNENDIRKHCLEYLSQYEMPSRFIALDEVPINANGKIDPVVLKKIIDDTLAADNNETEDETQADETEQKLIQIWKEILNVEKIRLKDNYLFLGGNSIKLIQLRLRIQQNFDVELSIYDLFTNPVLKEQAKLIAESKKSVFEAIPQVQAQEYYNLSSTQYRMWVVSQIESSSIAYNMPSAFLLKGEIDKLKFNEAFKNIIERHEILRTFFKSNQDGEVHQYITPVNEAAFEITEKDLSHFNSLEEIKPYLISLNAEPFNLEEAPLLRAYLIKVNENQHVFYFTMHHIIGDGWSSLILLKEIISTYNSLLNGNQTELEGLNIQFKDYVAWSQNETHLEKNKISENYWLDQFSGELPVLELPGFKKRPLIKTNNGNKIEHVYSAEFTKKLKSFSETQNVTLFMTLMAGINTLLSRYSGQDDIIVGTPVAGREHPDLENQIGPYLNTVAIRTKLEEQETFTSLLLKEKQLLLNSYQHQDYPFDELVWKLNLAQDSSRSFLFDVLVVLQNQNQVANLNISEELSGIKIEPVDFESNFSKFDLNFMFIEAENLNLSITYNTDIYDQFLIKRMFQHFEILLNQFTANPDVAVNKVDYLTENEKTQLLFDFNDLIVEYPKDKTIVDLFEEQAANNPNVTAIAFEEKNITYADLSKEVNALAAQLSEQNVERGDKIIICFNSHIEKAITGLLAVLKIGAVYVPVDSDYPLERIRFIVEDTKAKFVITNSLDAVIFKDVNADIIALDEQKEFENSKELVFEKINISDNAYVIYTSGSTGNPKGVVVSHRNINDYVFGLKSKIQIQKNDSFALMSTLATDLGNTVLFGSLLTGKTLHLFSKDSLRDVNYIQEYYENHSIDCIKIVPSYWKSLNLKSQSPNKMIIFGGEELTVDVVEQIKNEKPAITIVNHYGPTETTIGKLLHVVDLENSYDRIPIGRPFSNTNVFVVDQNFLLCPVGVEGELVIGGDGVSNGYLNNLQLTETQFVKDTLLQTEAKLYKTGDKVKQFPNGDIEYLGRFDDQVKIRGHRIELGEISRNLALIEGISQSIVTVGQNNEEKFLIAYYVSETQLDKKEIQSSLSKVLPEYMVPSYYVKLESLPLTSNGKINRKALPKISEKDIIRKEYVGPRNKTEEKLVQIWQEILKVETIGVTDNFFNLGGHSLLVVRILNLIKKEIGLNISVKTFFENPTIDALSGQLKGKETESFFIEKIAPADSYPVTASQKKFWLISQFEDASLAYNMLTVFRLEGNLIIPKFQESFIHLIERHESLRTSFKLNEDEELRQFIVPVEDLDFSINYVDLSSNETTEENLAAYVEKENAIRFDLEKAPLVRASLIKAAEGKFVFFISMHHIIGDGWSSELLVGEVVSIYNALIQEREVNLPELRIQYKDYAAWLNNEIEKEGYKISEKYWLDQFSGNLPTIELPGSKIRPSVKTYNGDYLGYEFSDSFSQQLRDFSTEQNVSLFMVLTAGINTLLSKYTGENDIVVGTPVAGREHPDLENQIGLYLNTLALRTKINQKNSFLELLQHEKEVILGAYENQLYPFDELIDKLQLKRDRSKALLFDILIVLHNQTKLNMEDDEKLVDLYIKPYASTRKTSQFDLSFRFSDNERLYLEINYNTDIYEKSFIEKVFTHFEALVFQLITKPEIKLELVDFLSEEDKREIEMSDYWKSVFKNEFSNVVFPFEKQTLEKLDKSGAQFQFSINEELKEGLEKLSDSNSGDLFTSVLFSLKTTVRKYIENDEVAFHISIPEEAPNEWHKLDLPFVTNISNDELLLDVYNDLNFRITELKENLFTDFQLAKKTADSFYKQNEAAVFNIKYNYHKNHDFQDWVQLESTEGNEFEKSIIFKEEAAITHNMSFDFYENESSVTCVLTYNADKYDKNQVVLFIERFKIVMNQIANTKEQFSKLTTREISFNYQKEKQAGKSKMLLEENF